In one Ictalurus punctatus breed USDA103 chromosome 19, Coco_2.0, whole genome shotgun sequence genomic region, the following are encoded:
- the llph gene encoding protein LLP homolog yields MTVVKLSIHFPAAEHVCTAELFKRFSQHPVAMAKSLRSKWKRKMRAEKRKKNAPKELARLKAALGQEGKGEISMKEVCETATVIPAHTLRDRARDRAQDEEMGRDDAGDQNETGKMETDSKRNKDTLLNEHGQYPVWMNQRQAKKLKHQRRTKKTGQKKKKGMAW; encoded by the exons ATGACTGTCGTAAAATTGTCCATTCACTTTCCGGCAGCTGAGCACGTGTGTACTGCTGAGCTCTTCAAGCGTTTCTCACAGC ATCCGGTTGCCATGGCGAAGAGTCTGCGCAGTAAGTGGAAGAGGAAGATGAGAGcggagaagaggaagaagaacgcGCCTAAGGAGCTGGCTCGGCTGAAAGCGGCTCTGGGGCAGGAAGGGAAAGGAGAGATCAGCATGAAGGAGGTGTGCGAGACGGCGACGGTGATCCCCGCACACACGCTGAGGGACAGAGCGCGGGACAGAGCGCAGGACGAGGAGATGGGACGAGACGACGCCGGAGACCAGA acgAGACGGGGAAGATGGAGACGGACAGTAAGAGGAATAAGGACACGCTGCTGAATGAACATGGACAGTACCCTGTGTGGATGAACCAGAGACAGGCCAAGAAACTCAAACACCAGCGCAGGACCAAGAAAACgggccagaagaagaagaagggtaTGGCCTggtag